ATGGGACGCACGAATTATAAACCCCTTCTTCTCATTTGCCTTCAATCTCACATTCTGCTTCATTTCAACTAATCATCAACTGCTGTAACCACCGCCTCTTCTTTCCTAAATCTAGTTGCTGCTACTTAGGTATTCCAAGTTTCGATTCAATTATCATCTTATTTTACGATCGATTTTCTGCTTGAATGATTGATTATGTCTATGTGCTATCAAGTTGTtttgattttattatgtttttcaACACCTTTGCAGGTGCTCCTAAGTAATTCTCGAATTGCATACGAATTCGGTTAAAGGTAAATCTTAAGTTGTGAGTTAATTTATTGCTGaattaatttttaaaatatttattgtTTTGTAATGTATAGAAAAAGAAGATGGGAGAATTGACAGGGTTCCAGTTGGGAGTTATTGGTGCATTGTTTCTATCAGTGGCATCATCAGTCTCCATTGTTATATGCAACAAAGCTCTGATGAGCAATCTCGGTTTTCCCTTTGGTAAACACTTTTATTTTCTGATATCTCTAGCAACTTGTAACCATTTTTGGTATTATCAACGAGTTTTATCCGCTTTTAGATGGTTACAATGGGAATAAATAACATTAATCTTGTTGATAGGCCATCGCTCTCATTGAAAACAACTTCaccaaaacattttctttcaactaaCTTATTTTCTATTTCTTTATTCGATACTAtgctttatgcataaacgatGTTAGAGATGGTTTATACTAATAAATGCGTACTAAAATAACGTAATTTATGTTCATGTGAAGCTACAACGTTGACTAGTTGGCATCTGATGGTAACATACTGCACTCTTCACGTGGCACAACGTTTAAATTTCTTTGAGAACAAGAGAATTGATATGAAGACGGTGATCCTATTTGGCATCCTAAATGGCGTTTCAATCGGTTTTCTTAACTTGAGCCTTGGCTTTAATTCCATTGGCTTTTATCAGGTTTGTCTTTCTTCACTACCCATAGGCCATAGCTAAGTGCATGTTTAAAAAAATATGCCTTTAATCATAATTGTAACACGTTTTATTGATTTTGATGTTTAACAGATGACCAAACTTGCAATCATACCTTTCACCGTCCTGTTAGAAACTGTTTTCTTGAAAAAACAGTTCAGGTAAACAAACATATATGTATCGATAGTATCTTTTTAACTAACTTTTGGAGGATATCAAGTAAACGctatttttggttcataaaaaaTTGCAGCCAGAAAATAAAGTTATCGCTTTTCCTCCTACTTCTTGGAGTTGGCATAGCATCAGTGACAGATCTTCAGCTCAATTTTGTCGGCACGATTCTCTCACTTCTAGCTATTGCCACCACTTGTGTTGGTCAAATTGTATCCTTccagtttttattttttttttattgtttacaGTTCCTTCATGTTACATTGGATTAACTGGTCTATCCCAGAAAAATGCGACAAAATTGGAGTCATTTAGAACAATGTCAAAGTTATTCTTAACAAAATTTGACTTTCAGCTAACAAACACAATTCAAAAGAGACTAAATGTGTCATCAACTCAGTTACTGTATCAATCAGCACCATTTCAAGCAGCTATTCTGTTCGTCACAGGCCCGTTAGTAGATCAGTACCTCACTAAGCAAAACGTATTTGCTTTCAAATATTCACCTCTTGTTTTGGTATCCTTCTTTCACCCTTCTCTTCTTCACTATCGAATATTACAGTTATAGGAATTGTTATTTAAGTAGTTGTGATGAGATGTGTTTATAATGTTGCAGGGATTCATTATCCTGTCATGTGTTATTGCGGTTTCTGTGAATTTTAGCACATTTTTGGTGATTGGCAAAACATCACCGGTTACATACCAAGTTTTAGGACACCTCAAGACATGTCTTGTTCTTGGATTCGGGTATACTTTATTACATGACCCTTTCACAGAGAAGAACATAATCGGAATACTTATCGCCATTGTTGGAATGGGGCTCTATTCTTACTTTTGTACCCatgaaaacaaaaagaaacagaTCGTTGATCTCTCTCCAAGCTCTCAGGTATTCACCCGCAAACTAACTACTTCAAAAtactcgtgtgtgtgtgtgtgtgtgtattttgtATCTCTCGATTTTTTTAGCATGATCTaattaaaatgattttttttttcttcttagaTTAAGGATAAAGATAGTAACACACCTCTTTTGGGACATCAAGAAAAAGAAAATCATTTTGAAGCGAAGAAAGCAACGAAAGACTCCCTTGTTTAAGCTAAAGCGAGCGGTAGGGATTTAAATGTGTGTAATTTCTTTTTGTGATGTAATTCAAATGAACATAATGAAATTTTGATTCTTTTCTCTATACTTGATTTGTATATATTGATGGGTTTGTTTGCAACTACGATTGGATTTATAACTTTCAAGTTATTAACATGATGTGTTACTCATTGGCCCATTCACAACAACATCCTCAACGCCTCACTTGAAAAATATCGTGAGGAACCGGAACTTTTAAACACCTCTTGGCTTGGGATGTTCTTCGGCATAGCTCAAAATGGGCTATGATTCCCAAATTGCTTCAACAAATGAGTGGCTCTAAAAGGAAGACGTTGAATAAGCACGACTGGTGGTTCGGATGCTCGTTGTTTCATGGATCTTAACGAGGATAGAGATGAAGCAAACCCAAAGAACCACAATGCCCAGTCAGGATGGACAAGGCAAAGACCAAACGAGCTAAAACGTCTTTGGGGACTAACGAAAAAAATAGATTTAAGTTTTGGCAAAGTTGGAAAGTTTTGAAACCAGATACGAGGATGCGGAAATAGAAAAATTCGTTTGAAAGAACTTGAGAAAGAATGAGAGGATTTTAAGGTGTTAATGTTGAACACCGACCACCTTGAAGGTTCGGCTCGTGACGAGCTCAAATCTTAAAGTCAAAATTCTGAAACGGTTTGGGGTGtggtttgtttattttgtttttagaaGTTACTTTTAAATTAGTatgaatgttttttttattaattactAATGGAAATTGTATTTTTAAATTTAACTGATATTTTTTTAATTACAAATTCTTAAATTTGTATTATTTGTAATTAAAGCAAAACGGATGTGGCATGTGAAAACCATTTTCTTCATCATGTTATTAGGTATGAAAATCTAACCAAAATTGATAGTTAAGAGATGATTAATCGGACACATGTAAGGGTTAACATGAATCGGTTCAACAGATGCAGAATGGTCATTGAATCCTTCAAAGCTTGTCTTTCGTTATGGAATTCGGAGTCTCTATCTAGTTGTGGGCGGCTGACTTTGTTAAGATTGGCACTTGACACATTATTTTTCCATTTCCAAAGCACCCGTGTGTTTTATTGGttacttagaccatgtgtagtggtgaacaaacaTAATGCCCCTACCATGGgacattatccgacacgtggcatcctAGTCAGCGTTGGGGCATTATaacaaaagtggcgtagtggggcattatgccaataacgccccttccaattagaaaaaaaaaacaaaaaacaaaatggTCATGTGTATGCTTTCGGGCCCTGTGCATGTTGTCACTACTCCATTGGCTAGTCAACAAACAACAAATGCATGTTGTCAGGGCATTTAAAACAAAAGTGAGGTTGTCAAAAGTTGTTAGGGAATGCTCAAAACTGATTGGTTAAGACCATATGTGCatagcgttttaattaaaacgccaaaacgttttactttcaaaaatcacgccccaaaacgccccgtGTAATGGGGGTTTGGGCATTATATGGCGTTATTTtgcaattttttataaaaaaaacgccccattacgGGCGGTCTTAGAAAAAAAATGAGGCTCTTTTGGGGTGGTTCATATGAGAAGCAAAAATATCCATTGGGTTGTTTGGGATCGTGTTGTAGCACCTAAGAAACCGGGTGGGTTGGGAATCAGTTGGCTTAAGGATTCAAATACTTTTTTACTATcgaaatggtggtggaggtttagCAATGAAACTAATAGTCTTGGAGGAAGGTCGGTTGCTTTACACTATTGGAAGATATAAAAAGCAATCGGGTTCTTTTGGGTGAAGCATAAATCTAAGCTCAAAATGCTAAAGTGGTGTGTAactttaatttcaaaaatattgtaTCATAAtggtctgtttttttttttttttttttttttttttttgcttgctAGTTGCCTCTTGAATAAAAGTTGTTcgaaaaaaataaacaaataacaaATTGTTTTCAAATAAAACCGATCGACTATGAAAATCTAAAGCCATAAACAAATAACAAATTGTTTACAAATAAAACCTATCGATTATGAAAATCTAAAGGCGGTAGATTTAATCCATACCAATAACTAAATCAAACCGACCCATCTAACCCTATTCTAACAAACAACTTTTAGGATCACGTGTGATTGTTATGCAAATCAGGTGAACGTTACTCGTCGAACATTCAAACAGTATGGTCGGTTGACCCTGCACCCTATATACTAGGTCCGCTATGTCAACACATACCCCACTTAGCATTTTCATTTGTAAGGTCGGGGTTCCTTTTAGGGAAGAAAGTTGTGATAAGGAATCATATTTAGTTGTTCTCATTGTTCAAATCTAGGCATGTTGTATGCACTGTTATATgtataatcaaataaaaatttgtttttttttttcaggatCCTATTAGAAGCATAGGTGTATACTCCAACATTCCTGTAACGAACGATGGGAGGAAACGTATCCGAGGAAAGGTATCAAAATGTTTATTTGTAGTTATAAAATCATCTTCTGAAAAGCGATGTGTTTTCCAATACTGGATGGTATATGCTAATACCTCAAACTATGATGCTCATGTAAAGGTACCATCAATCCTTTCCGCAAATTATTGTAAACTTAATTTCTGAAAGTGCACCTGTGTTAACTGTTACATAGCTAGGGGCAAACTAATCCCGAAGAAACGGGAACATGGGTCAAATCTTTCTAGGAATTACTTAAGAAGGTGAAAAATGAATATTGCTGACCATTTGAAACCTGGAACAAATTTCTATTGCGGATGACTCGAGTGCTTTAATAAATGTAGGTCGAACCGAACCCTGGAATCTATTTGGATCGTCTTAGGTATGAAAAAATTCTACGTGCATTTGTGTAACAGTCATGTCAGCACCCAATCATTTTTTGTGATTTTGTCTAACATATGTTTAGGAATTCTGGTTAATCCTTGTTCTTAGCATGTTCTTCAAGATGACAGTAAGGATTAAGATTATTTATTTTCCATCTCCTAAAAGGTTTAGCATTATTTTCTTCAACCATTTATAAGTATCAATGCTAGAATTCATCAACCTTGACTAATCCTTGGAGGTTGCTCTATGAATTCAAATTCCACTTCACGGGTCTACACCTGGAGTATTAACTAATTATAGTGATGTATAATCATGCTATATTACAGATGGGACTTTTGTTTCAAGAAGGGTAGTATGATCGAAAACATAGATGGTCACACTGATATTATTCACAAGCAAATAAATGGTGCTTCGTTACCTTTGTATAAATAACTAATACTAATATCATAGTAACATCTATGCTTTTCTGCCTATGACTTTGTGAGTCCATATATAACACCGATATTCTTTTTATGTTCATAACTAGtcgatgccccgcccgcgttgcggggcgatggccgaataatgagcgagtgttagtcagctcattgacacgaaaaacaattaaatcgagtcaaccaattaaaacaaaacacttttatagttttgataaaaaaaactaaaacaatggcaatattgtaatttcTAACTGAGGGAAAGTTTTATTTTTTGactggggcaaaatcgtaatttgacataAACTAAAGTAATGGCAATACTGTAAATTTGAACCTAGGGCAAAGTTGTaaattttcacaggggcaaattcgtaatttttaacTTGGGGTAACAACGTAACATAAATTTGAACTAAGGACCCAATCATAATTTTAAGCTTGAGGCAAaagcacaattttattttgaaccgagggcaaaatcttaattttgagttgggggcaaaaacataattttattttgaactgtggaaAAAACGTAATGTTGAATTGAGGGCGAAATAACAATTTTTAAACGGGGGAAAATCACATTTTTGAatagagggcaaaatcgtaatttttaagtgagggcaaaaacaaaattttattttgaactggaggcgaaaaggtaattctaagctgagggcaaaaccacaattttattttgaatggagggaaaatcgtaattttgagctggggacaaaagcgtaattttatttttagctgggggcaaaaccgtaattttaaagaggGACAAAAACGTGATTTtagaatggatataaaataataaactggttggtccaatgggagaGTGCCAGGCAAAGTTGTAATTTTGAAATGAGGGCAAGATCGTCATTTTGAGATGGGGacaaaaagcgtaattttattttgagctatgggaaaaaacgtaattttaaaatggatataaaacaataaacgtgttggtccaatgggggaatGCCAGgcagcgtaattttattttgagctaggggaaaaacgtaattttaaaatggatataaaacaataaacgtgttggtccaatgggggagtgccaggcagctgcctggcactatttcCCCATTTGGTTAGAggggaaaatcgtaatttttaagtggggcaaaaacaaaattttattttgaactgggggcgaaaaggtaattatgagctgagggcaaaaccacaattttattttgaatggagggaaaaatcataattttgatctggggacaaaagcgtaattttatttttagctgggggcaaaaccgtaacTTTAAAGAGGGACAAAAACGTGATTTtagaatggatataaaataataaactggttggtccaatgggagaGTGTCAGGCAAAGTCGTACTTTTGAATTGAGAgcaagatcgtaattttgagatagggacaaaaagcgtaattttattttgagctaggggggaaaatgtaattttaaaatggatataaaacaataaacgttttggtccaatgggggagtgccaggcagcgtaattttattttgagctaggagaaaaacgtaattttaaaatggatataaaacaatAAACGTGTTgatccaatgggggagtgccaggcagctgcctgacactattcccccatttggttagaggggaaaatcgtaatttttaagtgggggcaaaaacaaaattttattttgaattgggggCGAAAAGAtgattttgagctgagggcaaaaccacaattttattttgaatggagGGAAAAATCATAAATTTGAGCTGGGGACAAAAGCGTAATTTATTTTTAGCTGGGGgaaaaaccgtaattttaaagaggGACAAAAACGTGattttaaaatggatataaaataataaactggttggtccaatgggagaGCGTCAGGCAAAGTCGTACTTTTGAATTGAGAgcaagatcgtaattttgagattgggacaaaaaacgtaattttattttgagctaggggaaaaaacgtaattttaaatggatataaaacaataaacgtgttggtccaatgggggagtgccaggcagctgcctggcactattcccccatttGTTTTTTGTATATGTACTAGTAGATGCTCCGCCCGCATTGCGGGGCAatagccgaataattctcaatcaattaaaaaaaagactactataattttgctatgaaaaaaacgatgacaagaccgtaattttgggctcagtgcaaaactgtaatttttcaggactaatgagccagtGTTGGGCAGCTAGAGTTATGCGCCAAACACATCAAACGGGTTATATGTTTGGCGTAAACCACCTCATAATAGCTTTCACACGATGTcggttagttatacatgctacCTATAACACGATATCAAAAAAGATACATTAAGTTAACCAATTAAAGAAAAACAGTAGcatagttatgataaaaaaaatttaactaaaacgatgacaaacGTGTAATTTAAAGTTGGGGGCAAAACAATAACTTGTCAGGACCAATTAACGAGTGCTAGGCATCTATTTGGcatgaataaaaacaaaattaagtcaacaaagtaaaataaaacactaccatggttttgccaaagaaaaaaaacgatggcaagattgcaatttttagcagatgtaaaatcataattttaaaacGGAGGCAAGATAatattttgaattgagggcaaaaccattttttttattttgaaatgcGGGCGAAATCGTAGTtgcgggcaaaatcgtaatttttagctgggggcaaaatcataattttaaactaggaaccaaatcgtaatttggcaggactttagctgagggcaaaaccataattttattttgaactgggggcaaaattattttttttaactgagagcaaaatcgtaaatttaagcaAGGGGCAAAAGcgaaattttattttgaatcgatggcgaaatcgtaattttatacctgggataaaattgtaatttggcatcacctataaatagctattatatggaaaaaaaaaaccaaagtcAAATGTGCCGCCCAAAGTGTCCAATCAATTGACAAAACTATTCCCGCTTACGTCATCAACTTGTAAATGTTAATATGTATAATTCCCCCATTTGTTTTTTTTGTATATGTAGGgtaactagtttttgccccgcccgcgttgcggggcaataaaACGAATATTTATCTTTCataacatgtatgtatgtaaagagagcaaaatcgtaattatattttgaactggaggcgaactcataattttaaactgagagcaaaatcataattttgagctacaGGGAAAAACATAAtcttattttgaactgtgggcaagAACATAATTTTTAGCTGAGGGCAGAAttgtaattttgagctagaggaaaaaacaacattttattttaagttgggggcaaaaacgtaattttaaatggATGGCAAAACCgtattttaaactgggaacaaaataaaaaaagagGTTTTGACCCGagggaaaaaacgtaattttgagctaagggcaaagttataattttattttgagctgagggcaaaaacgtaattttaaacgaaggacgaaaacgtaatttttaactggaaaaataaaattaaattaaaaatggtatggtccaatagggaagtgcCACACTATAAAAAGACAAGTAGTGACTAAAAGTGCATAAACGAAGATCttaaccatggtttattgatgaacaaatgttaaaacttcaatcattctttaaccaaccctaaaccattcagatttcaacctcacacaacctttttatatatggtttttagGCAGAAACTTAAGTTCATATTTTAGTGtttaagcttttgtgtgtgatgaacattcaacaaatcgtaacaagaatcaaggtggaacaagagtatgaagggacttactactagcacaaggctagggttgtaatcttagtgtaaggatgatgaagaatgatggtgagaaaagcttgaacaaggcttcttgagagcacttcaACTTGCACCTCTATGGATCAACCTTGGAGCTTGGAATGGGGTTTGGCACTATTCCCCCCAACTTGTCTTTTTATACGTAGGGTAATTTTGAGCTAAGGGCAaagttataattttattttgagctgagggcaaaaacgtaattttgaacgaaggacgaaagcgtaatttttaactggaaataaaattaaattaaaaatggtatggtccaatagggaagtgcCACACAGCTGTGTGGCACTATTCCCCCCAACTTGTCTTTTTATACGTAGGGTAATTTCCAGGTCTATGAAACCAAGAGATCTGTGTGGCACTATTCCCCCCAACTTGTCTTTTTATACGTAGGGTAATTTTGAGCTAAGGGCAaagttataattttattttgagctgagggcaaaaacgtaattttgaacgaagaacgaaagcgtaatttttaactggaaataaaattaaattaaaaatggtatggtccaatagggaagtgcCACACAGCTGTGTGGCACTATTCCCCCCAACTTGTCTTTTTATACGTAGGGTAATTTCGAGGTCTATGAAACCAAGAGATCTACTATTGCAACGTTATTGGAGGAGGGAAGATAATCGGACATAGAATATGAATTTGTTTGTTTAGATGTGGTGGTTTTTAGACAGTAGCATACTATATTCACTCATATTGTTTTTTTCATTGTAGTTATTCTTTATCATTAGTCTTTTACAACAAATGAGGAAACCCAACCCCCCCCTCAAAAAGAAATAAGAAGAATTTTTttataagaataaaaaagaagaaatttcaaccaataaaaatacttcattttacttcatttaatttttgtatttaatattagtatAAGGGTTTATTGGTAAACTTAGATgaatcattaattggtagtctttctttttaatagctaactgcattaaatttgtaacttattttcaaaaaaacatatttttcaaaaaatgaaaaatatacataatttaaagtgtagcataaattacgaggtgtgtaggataaaagtggttttcatttgaaccatcccctatatatatatatatatatatatatatatatatatatagagtaaactgccattttggtccctgtggtttggtcaattttgccactttagtccaaaactcaaactttttgcatctgggtccctgtggtttcagttttattgccattttggtccaaaaatgaaatcaggtcatatttgtcttataaaatcctgttattttgtcattttctgcaggggcaaaatgatcatttcttttttataaataaataccatattttataagacaaatatgacctgatttgcccctgaggtaaatgacaaaattgcaggattttataagacaagtatgacctgatttcatttttggaccaaaacggcaataaaactgaaaccacagggacccagatgcaaaaggtttgagttttggactaaagtggcaaaagtaaccaaacctcagggaccaaaatggcagtttactcatatatatatatagggaggggctcatgcgagaaccacccttattgtgagaaccttgagaaacaatgtgaacacaaactaaaatagctaaaaaaaacctaaccccccccccacaaaaaaaaaaacctaaccccccccccaaaaaaaaaaaaaaaaacctaaacccctccccaagctaaatgctaaaaaaacctaaccccctcccccacccccaaaacctaaaccccccctccccccccccccccccccaagctaaaatgctaaaaactaaacccccaaaaaacctaaaaaaaaatttgaattttttaatattttttatgttaaaatcgctacttttagaagctaaaaatttttttttttttttggcttcgaaaagtagcgatttttttataaaaaaaaaaatttttagcttcgaaaagtagcgattttaacataaaaatattaaaaaattcaaaaaaaaaaatttgtgtgatttttagctatttttaggcatttttggtgtgttcacattggttctcgcggttctcacaataagaggtggttctcgcatgattttctccctatatatatatatatataggggaaagttcatttgagaagaaaatttaattaagaagaaaaagaacaaagggtaattttgtgaaacattaaatagttttttcacttatctcatttatttttattttttgactaattaattagtcataaagactattatcctccacactaactttttttttgcttacacacatcaaaagttatcctacatatttcgaaattcatcctacaggacctacacgttgaaatttatcctacacaactcgtaactTATCATACACAacttgtaatttatcctacactttaaattattttattttatttttctgaaaaaaaaaatatattttcaaaataagttacaaaaaatttaatgtattagctattaaagaggaagactaaaAATTAATGAattatgtagatttaccaatgtacccttatagtaacattaaatacttatattaaatgaagtaaaataaagcattcttattggttgaaatttgttcttttttcttcttacaaaaaaattcttctcatttgaactctccactatatatatatatatatatatatatatatatatatacacacacacatatatatatatacacacacagaAACACTGCTTACCGTATACTAACTCGTAATTTGGTACCTTTACAAGTGATGGGTATGTGATATCTCCTGGGAATCAATATAAACAATTAGTTGTAAGACACATGCTTTGAGATAACATTTCAAGACAAACTTAACCAATCACTTGTCATCAGAATTCTCATCACATGAGTTAAAAGAAAGATAGTTTGGTTGATAAGAAGGAAAATGATGACTCAAATCTTGTTAAAACGGATGATGAGTCGGATGAATTCTTTGATTTCTTTGAACCTTTGTTTGAAGATGGATTAGAAAATAACTGGGTAGCTGATGATAATGTTGTAATTTACACTCAATGTTTGGTAATTATCATTTGTTACAATAACTATTTGATCATATATATGTGAGATTAACATATAAATTATCAATGCACATTTTATGATACATGTAGCaattgtttttagttttatttttaggATGCACATGTTAAAGCAGAAAAGAAGCATGATTCTGCATGTGAATTCACATTAGACACTAGATATATATATGTTGCAGTGCAGAGAACAGGTTGTCAAAGACTTAGAGACGATAGTATGGGACCAATGTGTCTcataaaactatttgggttggaACCCGTTTTGACCTAAACCAAATTAATAGGTTAACTCTCAAATCGACCAATCAAACAGTGTCACGTCATTTTACCTATTTTGTTTACCTATTGCTCAAAAATGtttactgtaacaccccgtgtttcgaaagtcaaagacAAAGTCAAGATTAAAgtaa
Above is a window of Helianthus annuus cultivar XRQ/B chromosome 14, HanXRQr2.0-SUNRISE, whole genome shotgun sequence DNA encoding:
- the LOC110904288 gene encoding UDP-xylose transporter 1 — protein: MGELTGFQLGVIGALFLSVASSVSIVICNKALMSNLGFPFATTLTSWHLMVTYCTLHVAQRLNFFENKRIDMKTVILFGILNGVSIGFLNLSLGFNSIGFYQMTKLAIIPFTVLLETVFLKKQFSQKIKLSLFLLLLGVGIASVTDLQLNFVGTILSLLAIATTCVGQILTNTIQKRLNVSSTQLLYQSAPFQAAILFVTGPLVDQYLTKQNVFAFKYSPLVLGFIILSCVIAVSVNFSTFLVIGKTSPVTYQVLGHLKTCLVLGFGYTLLHDPFTEKNIIGILIAIVGMGLYSYFCTHENKKKQIVDLSPSSQIKDKDSNTPLLGHQEKENHFEAKKATKDSLV